From Nocardia sp. XZ_19_385, the proteins below share one genomic window:
- a CDS encoding ABC transporter permease — translation MTETAILLEGAPEVAAAGRRKLVWRRFLRNKPAVAGAVVLLLMLVLSFALPPFLPWDYQQMDPTAFRKPPSARHPFGTTQIGQDVLAQTLRGLQKSLVIGISVALISTIIAATAGAVAGLLGGWTDKAIMWLVDLLLVIPSFIIIAIFAPRIKGSGSILVLIILLAVFSWMISARIVRGLTLSLRDREFVRAARYMGAPTRTVIVSHILPNIASILIIDTSLAVGAAIMAETGLSFLGFGVQAPDVSLGSLIAAGTAGALVFPWLYMFAGGFLILTVLCANLVGDGLRDAFDPSSNRARARARKQVKP, via the coding sequence GTGACCGAAACAGCCATCCTTCTCGAAGGCGCGCCCGAGGTCGCCGCCGCCGGACGGCGAAAGCTGGTGTGGCGGCGCTTTTTACGGAACAAGCCAGCCGTCGCGGGCGCGGTGGTTCTGCTGCTGATGCTGGTGCTCAGCTTCGCCTTGCCGCCCTTTCTGCCTTGGGACTATCAGCAGATGGATCCGACGGCGTTCCGGAAGCCGCCGAGTGCCCGGCATCCGTTCGGCACCACCCAAATCGGTCAGGACGTGCTCGCGCAAACCCTGCGCGGACTCCAGAAGTCGCTGGTCATCGGCATCAGTGTCGCATTGATCTCCACCATCATCGCCGCGACGGCCGGTGCGGTCGCGGGCTTGCTAGGCGGCTGGACCGACAAAGCCATCATGTGGTTGGTCGACTTGTTGCTGGTGATCCCGAGTTTCATCATCATCGCGATCTTCGCGCCCCGCATCAAAGGCAGCGGATCCATTCTCGTCCTGATCATCCTGCTGGCTGTGTTCAGCTGGATGATCAGCGCCCGCATCGTGCGCGGGCTCACCCTCAGCTTGCGGGACCGTGAATTCGTCCGGGCGGCACGGTATATGGGGGCACCGACCCGGACCGTGATCGTCAGCCACATCCTGCCGAACATCGCCTCCATCCTGATCATCGACACCTCTCTCGCGGTCGGGGCGGCGATCATGGCAGAAACCGGATTGAGCTTCCTCGGTTTCGGCGTGCAGGCACCGGATGTCTCCCTCGGGTCACTGATCGCGGCGGGAACTGCAGGAGCGCTGGTGTTCCCGTGGCTCTACATGTTCGCGGGCGGTTTCCTGATCCTCACCGTGCTTTGCGCGAACCTGGTCGGAGACGGACTGCGCGACGCCTTCGATCCGAGCTCGAACCGAGCGCGGGCCCGAGCGCGGAAGCAGGTGAAACCATGA
- a CDS encoding ABC transporter permease: protein MTGFLLRRALNYVVLLLLASFLTFALTSLTFRPLDSLEQRSPRPPQYVIDQKAKDLRLDEPIPVRYVSWLKGIPEGDFGKTLAGQPVSEELGRRIGVSLRLLIIGSIVGTVLGVLIGAASAIRQYKFFDYFATVLSLLLLSTPIFLLATLLKYGALEVNSLTGQQIFLYTGETSATQINGFWPQLLDRIQHLVLPTTALAMGAMAGYSRYQRNAMLDVLQSDFIRTARAKGLSRSKALYKHGLRTALIPMATLFAYSLGGLITGATFVEKIFGWHGVGEWLVDSINAQDMYVVVTLTAFAGLVVLVSGLLSDVVLAMLDPRVRVS, encoded by the coding sequence ATGACCGGCTTCTTGCTGCGACGCGCTCTCAATTACGTCGTGCTTTTGCTGCTGGCGTCGTTCCTGACATTCGCGTTGACCTCGTTGACATTTCGGCCGTTGGACAGCCTGGAACAGCGCAGCCCGCGGCCACCGCAGTACGTGATCGACCAGAAAGCCAAGGACCTCCGTCTCGACGAACCGATTCCGGTGCGCTACGTGAGCTGGCTGAAGGGGATCCCGGAGGGCGATTTCGGCAAGACCCTGGCGGGGCAGCCGGTGAGCGAGGAGCTCGGCCGCCGCATCGGAGTGAGCTTGCGGCTGTTGATCATCGGTTCGATCGTCGGCACGGTGCTGGGTGTGCTGATCGGCGCGGCCAGCGCGATACGGCAATACAAATTCTTCGACTATTTCGCCACGGTGCTGTCGCTGCTGTTATTGAGCACGCCGATCTTCCTGCTCGCGACCTTGTTGAAATATGGGGCACTGGAAGTCAATTCGCTGACCGGGCAGCAGATTTTCCTCTACACCGGCGAGACGTCGGCGACGCAGATCAACGGTTTCTGGCCGCAGTTGCTGGACCGAATACAGCATCTGGTGCTGCCAACGACCGCGCTGGCCATGGGCGCGATGGCCGGATACAGCCGCTATCAGCGCAACGCGATGCTCGATGTGCTGCAAAGTGATTTCATCCGGACCGCGCGGGCGAAGGGGCTCTCTCGCAGTAAAGCCTTGTACAAGCACGGTTTACGCACCGCGCTGATACCGATGGCCACACTGTTCGCCTACAGCCTGGGTGGCCTGATCACCGGGGCGACGTTCGTGGAGAAGATCTTCGGCTGGCACGGCGTCGGAGAATGGCTCGTCGATTCGATCAACGCCCAGGACATGTATGTGGTGGTCACGTTGACGGCGTTCGCCGGATTGGTGGTGCTGGTGTCGGGACTGCTGTCGGACGTGGTGCTGGCGATGCTCGATCCGCGGGTGCGTGTCTCGTGA
- a CDS encoding HAD family hydrolase, which produces MVASDVDGTLIDHDERVTARTKAAVDALIADGVPFVLATGRPPRWIDPVVDGLGYAPLCVCGNGAVIYDSATDSVLASRTLDVDTLSWIADLAESVLPGCGLAAERVGASAHDAVTPQFVSSPQYEHAWLNPDDTMVARHEVIDSPAIKMLIRHRDMRSGDMRTKLAPLIGDRADITYSTDHGLIEISAPGVTKASGLAIVAQRLGVEHSAIIAFGDMPNDVPMLGMAGHGVAMANAHPEAIAAADEVTGTNVNDGVAQILERWWS; this is translated from the coding sequence ATGGTGGCCTCCGATGTGGACGGCACGCTGATCGATCATGACGAGCGCGTGACCGCACGAACGAAGGCCGCGGTCGACGCTCTGATCGCCGACGGCGTGCCCTTCGTCCTCGCCACCGGCAGGCCGCCACGCTGGATCGATCCCGTGGTCGACGGGCTCGGCTACGCCCCGCTCTGCGTCTGCGGCAACGGCGCGGTGATCTACGACAGCGCCACCGACAGCGTGCTCGCCAGCCGCACCCTCGACGTGGACACCCTGTCCTGGATCGCCGACCTCGCCGAGTCCGTGCTACCCGGCTGCGGTCTGGCCGCCGAACGGGTCGGCGCCAGCGCGCACGACGCGGTGACACCGCAGTTCGTCAGCTCACCGCAGTACGAACACGCCTGGCTGAACCCCGACGACACCATGGTCGCCCGGCACGAGGTGATCGACTCCCCTGCCATCAAGATGCTGATCCGGCACCGTGACATGCGCAGCGGCGACATGCGGACCAAGCTCGCCCCGCTGATCGGCGACCGCGCCGACATCACCTACTCCACCGACCACGGCCTGATCGAAATCTCCGCGCCCGGCGTCACCAAGGCCTCCGGCCTGGCCATCGTCGCCCAGCGCCTCGGCGTCGAACACTCCGCCATCATCGCCTTCGGCGACATGCCCAACGACGTCCCGATGCTCGGCATGGCCGGCCACGGCGTCGCCATGGCCAACGCCCACCCCGAAGCCATCGCCGCCGCCGACGAAGTCACCGGTACCAACGTCAACGACGGGGTCGCCCAGATCCTCGAACGCTGGTGGTCCTGA
- a CDS encoding N-acetylmuramoyl-L-alanine amidase: MPYRRPKRSYVLPVVTTLAVSAPLVALQLGDSTDYRAAGDSEFAAVPAQLAEVVLSSVPDITLPLRELTGLELPDLRLSDLRRLPLPASIQVPEDLPVPPGVELPRQIPLPRLDSGQNDPGQYSIPGQSPSSAPAAPPAANGQPAPAQSFDSTGLTPGPAAAVPGQTPPASGRIPGNTATVPGQTPQASSQIPGNTAAVPGQNSAPASPLPASNPAQTSNAPMAFDQSSVEALLGMIPTVTSQIPAQAGAGDPAWSAQSPARPGHTTATPPQGGQPADPRIPSTTRFVGDPADGDTAPGTTDFTPPAPGTTDFVGDPTAPTAQPIPGTGPSTTDLANDPTPTKPNGPIFGPETSLDTPALTPGAVSPEVLQQVGAQVKELSRETPFSVVALTAKDLAGTKALVRAKQPDGSWGPWYESEPVDTHRNDRGAASRTMGTEPIYVGATKAVQILVTRKDAVQGAPQSPAAEPAPIATPQGELQFPSNEEIFGQDVLSPLTAVLIDPGRGAIDSSLTQVAADLPGGGPNVISRAGWGADESIRCEDPTYDDFLGGLTVHHTAGRNDYDKSESAGIVRAIYAYHAKTLGWCDIGYNALVDKYGQIFEGRAGGLDKPVQGAHAGGFNENTSGVALMGNHVSEPPSDAAIDAVGRFVGWRSKVAGLNPQGSTVMESEGTEFTPIPQGGTINLPIVFAHRDVGNTTCPGDAAYAVMDRIREIAADAPGPAPRASQQQRKANSAPSNMGPAAPGPQADPQAAEDAEKLAALTERLLGMLDNNAIAKHWAAKGGANGPLGAPRSEPMPAARGGQYAKFVNGYVYNPPNGQVFEVAGNILDRFLELGGDNGMLGFPISNVYPVLNGLRSDFLNGSLIVNELNGIVTTVWKEMNADPYAAGTVPEAVEVATPAPAVVPAPAEMTPPAEDSAPGMAPHADIAAPEEAAPPAPEEWVEPEFPTEPDLYVD, from the coding sequence GTGCCGTACCGCAGACCGAAACGCTCCTACGTGCTCCCGGTTGTCACCACCCTTGCGGTTTCGGCCCCGCTCGTGGCGCTACAGCTGGGCGATTCCACCGACTACCGCGCGGCCGGCGACAGCGAATTCGCCGCCGTCCCCGCGCAACTGGCCGAGGTCGTGCTCAGCTCGGTCCCCGACATCACCCTCCCGCTGCGCGAACTCACCGGCCTCGAGCTGCCGGACCTGCGCCTATCGGACCTACGCAGATTGCCGCTACCGGCGTCGATCCAGGTCCCCGAGGACCTGCCGGTACCGCCCGGAGTCGAGCTACCCAGACAGATCCCGCTCCCCAGACTGGATTCCGGACAGAACGATCCCGGGCAGTACTCGATTCCCGGCCAGTCCCCCAGCTCGGCCCCCGCGGCCCCACCTGCCGCCAACGGCCAACCGGCCCCAGCTCAGAGCTTCGATTCGACCGGTCTGACTCCCGGCCCAGCCGCCGCGGTTCCCGGTCAGACACCCCCCGCGAGTGGCCGGATTCCTGGCAACACCGCCACGGTCCCCGGCCAGACTCCCCAAGCGAGTAGCCAGATTCCTGGCAACACCGCCGCCGTCCCCGGCCAGAATTCCGCTCCGGCCAGCCCGCTTCCCGCCTCGAACCCGGCGCAGACCAGCAACGCGCCCATGGCTTTCGATCAGAGTTCCGTCGAGGCGCTGCTCGGCATGATCCCCACGGTGACGAGCCAGATCCCCGCCCAGGCGGGCGCCGGCGATCCCGCGTGGAGCGCGCAATCCCCCGCGCGCCCGGGCCACACGACCGCGACCCCGCCGCAGGGCGGGCAGCCCGCGGATCCGCGGATCCCCAGCACCACCCGTTTCGTCGGCGACCCGGCCGACGGCGACACCGCGCCTGGCACAACGGATTTCACGCCGCCTGCGCCCGGGACCACAGATTTCGTCGGCGACCCCACAGCGCCCACGGCACAGCCGATTCCCGGAACCGGTCCCAGCACAACAGATCTCGCCAACGACCCCACGCCGACGAAGCCGAACGGCCCGATCTTCGGACCCGAAACCAGCCTGGACACACCGGCTCTCACACCCGGCGCGGTTTCCCCGGAGGTGCTCCAGCAGGTCGGCGCGCAGGTGAAAGAACTGTCTCGTGAGACCCCGTTCAGCGTGGTCGCGCTCACCGCCAAGGATCTCGCCGGCACCAAGGCGCTGGTCCGGGCGAAGCAGCCGGACGGCAGCTGGGGTCCCTGGTACGAGTCCGAACCCGTCGACACCCACCGCAACGACCGCGGCGCGGCGAGCCGGACCATGGGTACCGAGCCGATCTATGTCGGCGCGACCAAGGCCGTGCAGATTCTGGTGACTCGCAAAGACGCGGTGCAGGGTGCGCCGCAATCACCGGCCGCGGAACCGGCTCCGATCGCCACCCCCCAGGGTGAACTCCAATTCCCCAGCAACGAAGAAATTTTCGGGCAGGACGTGCTGTCGCCACTGACCGCGGTACTGATCGATCCGGGCCGCGGCGCCATCGACAGCTCCCTCACCCAGGTCGCCGCGGACTTGCCCGGTGGCGGTCCGAACGTCATCAGCCGCGCAGGCTGGGGCGCCGACGAGTCGATCCGCTGTGAAGACCCCACCTACGACGATTTCCTCGGCGGCCTCACCGTGCACCACACCGCGGGCCGCAACGACTACGACAAGTCCGAGTCGGCCGGCATCGTCCGCGCCATCTACGCCTATCACGCGAAGACCCTGGGCTGGTGCGACATCGGCTACAACGCCCTGGTCGACAAGTACGGCCAGATCTTCGAGGGCCGGGCCGGCGGGCTGGACAAGCCGGTGCAGGGCGCGCACGCGGGCGGGTTCAACGAGAACACCTCCGGTGTGGCGCTGATGGGCAACCACGTCTCCGAGCCGCCGTCGGACGCGGCGATCGACGCGGTCGGCCGTTTCGTCGGCTGGCGCTCCAAGGTCGCGGGCCTGAACCCCCAGGGTTCCACGGTGATGGAGTCCGAGGGCACCGAGTTCACCCCGATTCCGCAGGGCGGCACCATCAATCTGCCCATCGTCTTCGCGCACCGTGACGTCGGCAACACCACCTGCCCGGGCGATGCCGCCTACGCGGTGATGGACCGGATCCGCGAGATCGCCGCCGACGCCCCCGGCCCGGCCCCACGCGCCTCCCAGCAGCAGCGGAAGGCGAACAGCGCGCCTTCCAACATGGGCCCGGCCGCTCCCGGCCCGCAAGCAGACCCGCAAGCCGCCGAGGACGCGGAGAAGCTGGCCGCCCTGACGGAGCGGCTGCTCGGCATGCTCGACAACAACGCCATCGCCAAGCACTGGGCGGCCAAGGGCGGTGCGAACGGCCCGCTCGGCGCGCCCCGCTCCGAGCCGATGCCCGCAGCGCGCGGCGGCCAGTACGCCAAGTTCGTGAACGGCTACGTCTACAACCCGCCGAACGGCCAGGTCTTCGAAGTGGCGGGCAACATCCTGGACCGCTTCCTGGAACTCGGCGGCGACAACGGCATGCTCGGCTTCCCGATCAGCAACGTGTACCCGGTGCTGAACGGCCTGCGCTCGGATTTCCTGAACGGATCGCTGATCGTCAACGAGCTCAACGGCATCGTGACGACGGTGTGGAAGGAAATGAACGCCGACCCGTACGCGGCGGGAACCGTGCCCGAGGCGGTCGAAGTAGCGACCCCAGCCCCAGCAGTGGTCCCCGCTCCGGCCGAAATGACCCCTCCCGCTGAGGATTCCGCGCCGGGCATGGCGCCGCACGCCGACATCGCCGCTCCTGAGGAAGCCGCGCCGCCCGCACCCGAGGAGTGGGTCGAGCCCGAATTCCCCACGGAGCCGGACCTTTACGTCGACTGA
- a CDS encoding SpoIID/LytB domain-containing protein translates to MRRNQRPSGDRIRRAGGLWKTPRRRRIRPSALTGTWRPLLVTGCAAALVGTALTCANWPAAYEQLAGPGHGRGMSQHGAFDNAVQGWAAERILEHYYPGATLSVIPPTTVAVRLMTQDDSTLDTYADAGLQVAGRVLGPGEVAHLTALPDGGANVVVTVGCDGEVLWQTDTQDPWVYPIDPGPGRPAAEHLMLCNGTGYRGALGLATEGGVARTVNRVDVEDYLLGVVPAEMQANWADQGASEALRAQAIAARSYALAESRYPYAQTCDTTACQVYAGTVIEDARAAEAVYATAGTVLLREGRILRSEYSSAPDGGGPADIYTFEVGPTPAELGIVPGPEPMVAAAGALSPIDHEYLRLGGDTGSLGAPLGPELRLPRSVGNYRMFTNGIIVATPSMGARVVDFGTLQELAPG, encoded by the coding sequence ATGCGACGCAATCAACGCCCTTCAGGTGATCGAATCCGCCGTGCCGGCGGCCTGTGGAAAACGCCCCGCCGACGCCGGATCCGGCCGTCCGCACTGACCGGAACGTGGCGTCCGCTGCTGGTTACCGGATGCGCGGCGGCTCTCGTCGGAACCGCCCTCACCTGCGCGAACTGGCCTGCCGCGTACGAGCAGCTGGCCGGACCGGGACACGGCCGCGGCATGAGTCAGCACGGCGCCTTCGACAACGCGGTGCAAGGGTGGGCCGCCGAGCGCATCCTCGAGCACTACTACCCGGGCGCGACGCTGAGCGTCATCCCGCCGACCACCGTCGCGGTGCGGCTCATGACGCAGGACGACTCCACCCTCGACACCTACGCCGACGCCGGATTGCAGGTTGCTGGCCGGGTGCTCGGCCCCGGTGAGGTCGCGCACCTGACCGCGCTGCCGGACGGCGGCGCGAATGTTGTCGTGACCGTCGGTTGCGACGGAGAAGTGTTGTGGCAGACCGACACTCAGGACCCGTGGGTCTACCCGATCGACCCCGGTCCCGGCAGACCCGCGGCCGAACACCTGATGCTGTGCAACGGCACCGGCTACCGCGGCGCGCTGGGCCTGGCCACCGAGGGCGGCGTGGCGCGCACGGTCAACCGAGTGGACGTCGAGGACTACCTGCTCGGCGTCGTCCCCGCCGAAATGCAGGCGAACTGGGCCGACCAGGGCGCGAGCGAGGCGTTGCGCGCCCAGGCCATCGCCGCCCGCTCCTACGCGCTCGCCGAATCCCGCTACCCCTACGCCCAGACCTGCGACACCACCGCCTGCCAGGTCTATGCGGGAACCGTCATCGAGGACGCCCGCGCGGCCGAGGCCGTCTATGCCACCGCGGGCACCGTGCTGCTGCGCGAGGGCCGGATCCTGCGCTCGGAGTACTCCTCCGCTCCCGACGGCGGCGGACCCGCCGACATCTACACCTTCGAAGTCGGCCCCACGCCCGCCGAACTCGGCATCGTCCCCGGCCCGGAACCGATGGTCGCGGCCGCGGGTGCGCTGTCACCCATCGATCACGAATACCTGAGGCTCGGCGGCGATACCGGCTCTCTCGGCGCGCCACTCGGACCGGAACTGCGACTGCCCAGGAGCGTCGGTAACTACCGCATGTTCACCAACGGCATCATCGTCGCGACGCCGTCCATGGGCGCGCGCGTCGTCGACTTCGGCACGCTGCAGGAGTTGGCCCCCGGCTGA
- a CDS encoding MarR family winged helix-turn-helix transcriptional regulator → MTDAIDLIAAQWERERPDVDVTPMAVIGRITRLAQLLDAELKKFFAAHDLEFWEFDVLATLRRSGTETGLTAGALNRSAMRTSGAITNRVDRLTARGLVQRAACPNDRRAIRVQLTPEGRALVDKVLPLHMANEKRLLESLGGDNRTKLADLLRELAESLGDTTLD, encoded by the coding sequence ATGACCGACGCGATCGACCTCATCGCCGCGCAGTGGGAACGCGAACGCCCCGACGTGGACGTCACCCCGATGGCGGTGATCGGCCGGATCACCCGGCTCGCACAGCTACTGGACGCCGAGCTCAAGAAGTTCTTCGCCGCACACGACCTGGAGTTCTGGGAGTTCGACGTGCTCGCCACCCTGCGCCGCTCCGGCACCGAAACCGGCCTCACCGCAGGCGCTTTGAACCGCTCCGCGATGCGCACCTCCGGCGCGATCACCAACCGGGTCGACCGCCTCACCGCCCGCGGCCTGGTGCAGCGCGCCGCCTGCCCCAACGACCGCCGCGCGATCCGCGTCCAGCTCACCCCCGAGGGCCGCGCGCTGGTCGACAAGGTGCTGCCGCTGCACATGGCGAACGAGAAGCGCCTGCTCGAGTCCCTCGGCGGCGACAACCGCACGAAGTTGGCCGACCTCCTGCGCGAGCTGGCCGAGTCGCTGGGCGACACCACTCTGGACTGA
- a CDS encoding EamA family transporter, whose amino-acid sequence MTTPAVRTGSPAATLALTALTPIVWGSTYAVTTEFLPPDRPLFTALMRALPAGLILLAFTRTLPHGAWIGRAAVLGVLNIGAFFPLLFLAAYRLPGGIAGVLGAVAPMFALGFATLVLAEKLSTRKALAALVGVAGVSLVVLKSTAQLDAVGVVAGLAGAASMALGTIFTKRWGRPEGVSLLGMTGWQLTAGGLFIAPLALFIEGAPPALDGAAIGGYLYLGIIGTAVAYWLWLRGISKVPATSVAFLGLLSPVSAAVIGWIALGQALTPLQVFGMAVALGATVLGQTTARARFAAPVAPPQAAGMLVGAVSAK is encoded by the coding sequence ATGACAACCCCCGCAGTGCGAACCGGCTCACCCGCCGCCACCCTCGCGCTCACCGCCCTCACCCCGATCGTCTGGGGTTCCACCTACGCGGTCACCACCGAGTTCCTGCCCCCGGACCGCCCCCTGTTCACCGCCCTCATGCGGGCGCTGCCCGCCGGCCTGATCCTGCTGGCCTTCACCCGGACGCTGCCGCACGGCGCGTGGATCGGCCGCGCCGCGGTGCTCGGGGTGCTCAATATCGGAGCGTTCTTCCCGCTGCTGTTCCTGGCCGCCTACCGGCTGCCCGGCGGCATCGCCGGCGTGCTCGGCGCGGTGGCGCCGATGTTCGCGCTCGGCTTCGCGACGCTGGTGCTGGCCGAAAAGCTCAGCACGCGTAAGGCTCTCGCGGCACTCGTCGGTGTCGCGGGTGTATCACTTGTGGTGTTGAAGAGCACGGCGCAACTCGACGCGGTCGGCGTCGTCGCCGGACTCGCGGGGGCCGCGTCGATGGCGCTGGGCACCATCTTCACCAAGCGCTGGGGTCGTCCCGAGGGCGTCAGCCTGCTCGGCATGACCGGCTGGCAGCTCACCGCGGGGGGCCTGTTCATCGCCCCGCTCGCGCTGTTCATCGAAGGTGCGCCGCCCGCCCTGGACGGTGCGGCCATCGGTGGCTACCTCTACCTCGGCATCATCGGCACGGCCGTCGCCTACTGGCTGTGGCTGCGCGGAATCTCGAAGGTGCCCGCCACCTCGGTCGCGTTCCTCGGCCTGCTGTCGCCGGTGTCGGCCGCGGTCATCGGATGGATCGCCCTGGGACAGGCGCTGACCCCGCTGCAGGTGTTCGGCATGGCTGTCGCGCTCGGCGCCACCGTCCTCGGCCAGACCACCGCGCGGGCTCGGTTCGCCGCGCCGGTTGCGCCGCCGCAGGCCGCGGGCATGCTGGTAGGGGCTGTTTCAGCGAAATAA
- a CDS encoding MerR family transcriptional regulator, with translation MSTVFHTGEWSIQDLAKAAGTTSRTLRHYGQLGLLSPSRTGANGYRYYDQNSLVRLQRILLLRELGLGLRAIADVLAGEQDTANALRTHLDLLRQEQGRIQRQIDSVLTTLHKTERGEKLVATEVFDGFDHTQYDHTQYKDEVIERWGEEAYDDSDKWWSSLDDNGKQAFMQEAQDISTAYGDAHTAGLAPDSAEVLAITARHHAWMSNGRGGKKYPMETFACIGEMYVSDDRFRANYDIHGAGTAEFVRDAMKAYAETHQD, from the coding sequence ATGAGCACGGTATTCCACACCGGCGAATGGTCCATCCAGGATCTGGCGAAGGCGGCCGGTACCACCAGCCGCACGCTGCGTCACTACGGGCAGCTCGGGCTGCTTTCGCCCAGCCGCACCGGCGCGAACGGATACCGCTACTACGACCAGAACTCCCTCGTGCGGCTGCAACGTATCCTGCTGCTGCGAGAACTCGGCCTCGGCCTTCGGGCTATCGCCGATGTACTCGCCGGAGAGCAGGATACGGCCAACGCACTGCGCACGCATCTGGATTTGCTAAGGCAGGAACAGGGCCGGATCCAGCGCCAGATCGACTCGGTACTGACCACGCTCCACAAAACGGAAAGAGGCGAAAAGCTCGTGGCTACTGAAGTTTTCGACGGGTTCGATCACACCCAGTACGATCACACCCAGTACAAGGACGAAGTGATCGAACGGTGGGGCGAGGAAGCCTACGACGACAGCGACAAGTGGTGGAGTTCGCTGGACGACAACGGCAAGCAGGCGTTCATGCAGGAGGCGCAGGACATCTCCACCGCCTACGGCGACGCCCATACCGCCGGGCTGGCCCCGGACAGCGCCGAGGTCCTGGCCATTACCGCCCGCCACCACGCCTGGATGAGCAACGGCCGGGGCGGCAAGAAGTACCCGATGGAAACCTTCGCCTGCATCGGCGAAATGTATGTCTCCGACGACCGTTTCCGCGCCAACTACGACATCCACGGCGCAGGCACCGCGGAGTTCGTCCGCGACGCGATGAAGGCCTACGCCGAGACCCACCAGGACTGA
- a CDS encoding DUF5336 domain-containing protein: protein MSYPYGPQGVPGGQQPNPYGPQPGGYPQQPYAQPGHTPYGGPGGYPGMPETGGTAKAAGGLALLLAALGLIGSIMSFSAISRLEDATKSLSKYTGSSAGADTGFLYFLAIVGLLIAALWALGGALLLMRKQAGRVILIAVAGIGGLLNLVGAINAAKYGVNSATSWIGLLIAALIIALCLVSSTTRWLATAPGRAMPPAYGRPAAPYGQPVAPYGAPYGQAPYGQPVPPPANPYGQQQYPPRY, encoded by the coding sequence ATGAGTTATCCGTATGGGCCGCAAGGAGTACCGGGCGGGCAGCAGCCGAATCCGTATGGGCCGCAGCCCGGCGGCTACCCACAGCAGCCATATGCGCAGCCCGGGCACACTCCCTACGGCGGACCCGGCGGCTATCCGGGGATGCCGGAAACCGGGGGCACCGCCAAGGCGGCAGGCGGGCTGGCGCTGCTCCTCGCCGCGCTCGGCCTGATCGGCAGCATCATGTCCTTCAGCGCTATCAGCAGACTCGAAGACGCGACCAAGAGCCTGAGCAAGTACACCGGAAGTTCGGCCGGTGCCGATACCGGGTTCCTCTACTTCCTGGCGATCGTCGGCCTGCTGATCGCGGCCCTGTGGGCGCTCGGCGGTGCGCTGCTGCTGATGCGCAAGCAAGCGGGCCGGGTGATTCTCATCGCCGTTGCCGGCATCGGCGGCCTGCTGAACCTGGTGGGCGCGATCAACGCCGCCAAGTACGGCGTCAACTCCGCGACCAGCTGGATCGGCCTGCTGATCGCGGCGCTCATCATCGCCCTCTGCCTCGTCTCCTCGACAACCCGCTGGCTCGCGACCGCCCCCGGCCGCGCCATGCCTCCCGCCTACGGCCGGCCCGCTGCCCCCTACGGCCAGCCGGTCGCCCCATATGGTGCGCCCTACGGCCAGGCCCCTTACGGCCAGCCGGTGCCCCCGCCCGCGAATCCCTATGGCCAGCAGCAGTACCCGCCGCGCTACTGA